The stretch of DNA TAATTCACTGGTCCCCGGCATGTCTACCCATCGGTTGGTAACCCACAGGCGAGCAAGATGGATTCTTGGACGGCCAAATCGTGCTGGGGTGTGAATTCGAATTCCTTTTCGCCTCGGATGACTTGAGCCAAGTCTGTGAAATCAGCGTCGTACCTTGGGAGGTTTTCCAGCGGGATGTCTTGGTACCCTTTTTTATAGGGTCCCCGCGGTCGCGAAAAGGCGGCCTTGAGTTTGGGCGGTTCCAACGGACGCAGGTCGGCGGTGCCGCCATCGCCACTGACGACAAATTGCCGCCGCCGAAACCCATCGACCTCCATCAAGGCACTCAGCACTGTGACCGTGGCGCGCGGGTATTCGAAGACCGCCAATTGATTGTCCAACAGTCCGTCGTCGTATCGTGCCGAATGTCGGGCGAATGGCACGACGCGGTCTGGTTTGCCCATCACAATCACAGCGGCGTCGATAATATGGCAGCCGAGTTCAAACATCGTGCCGCCGGGATATTGCAGCAGCGAGCGTCGTGCTTCCAACGACATGGTTTTGCTCATCACCGTGTGCAGCGAAAATATGTCCCCCAGCCAACCGTCGCGGACCGCCTTGAAGATGAATTGAAATCCCGGGTTGTAGCGATACATGTAGCCCATCTGCACGGTCAAATGCTGCCGCGTGGCATCGTCGAGCAGTTGTTTGAATTGCGGTAAATTCTCGCCGGCCGGTTTGTCCAAATGAATATGTTTTCCAGCAGCAACGGCCCGCGCCCCGGTATCGAGCAAGTCCTTGACCTCGGTTTCGATAGCGACCGCCTTGAGTCCATCGACATTGAGGAGTTGTTC from Symmachiella dynata encodes:
- a CDS encoding Gfo/Idh/MocA family protein, encoding MPQPIKIGQIGTGHAHASGKIGSLKRSKDFEIVGVVEPDEQRRREMEKTAAYQDVRWLTEEQLLNVDGLKAVAIETEVKDLLDTGARAVAAGKHIHLDKPAGENLPQFKQLLDDATRQHLTVQMGYMYRYNPGFQFIFKAVRDGWLGDIFSLHTVMSKTMSLEARRSLLQYPGGTMFELGCHIIDAAVIVMGKPDRVVPFARHSARYDDGLLDNQLAVFEYPRATVTVLSALMEVDGFRRRQFVVSGDGGTADLRPLEPPKLKAAFSRPRGPYKKGYQDIPLENLPRYDADFTDLAQVIRGEKEFEFTPQHDLAVQESILLACGLPTDG